The following are encoded together in the Actinoplanes sp. N902-109 genome:
- a CDS encoding helicase HerA domain-containing protein, which produces MIRDDERRALSALRFNWAPTADDVWLPPPHHVPRLHATALSMVLQGFEEADEQRESSPIGVALLGERGTGKTHLLGAIREQVQDRDGYFFLIGLLDASAFWSSTALSVVDGLTRAGADDETQLMVFLRRLADRCGAPRLVRRAVTGDTALTRATLDAFVDQVRKLNRQVGTDAQDTVRALVLHAAEDMHAQDIGHEFLCSNDEVEPGERARWGMRRGRRSAQEVVRDVSRLLALTGPTVMAVDQIDPIVHQAQKSDEAGDRPDWSGSLLLEHIAGGLMALRETTRRTLSVVSCLPTVWAMIKTTATNTVQDRFREAIGLKNIPSADIARELVERRFTDKFTIAAYEPPYPTWPVTPEAFEEAVDFTPRELLRTVDNHIRACLRDDELRELEHLLHERGGEPDPDEGLPVPSDSDLAVFDTAYAEVIAAADPTPALRPETEDSEVPALLRAGLTAWIGERDDPGGSFGIDPAPGVKPALHARLRQTLDEATEDEAHWSFRAISAPHHISVLNRIKNAQTAAGLVVGQSQRRLILLRNPAWSEGVRTREVLDKLHHAGGSWTALPDTDVRQLMALRTLIENYGLEKLQPWFRRRRPTESIAFLRFSLGTAEQPAPTAAPAPGVAERAGSDDRIRLGVATSDGHPVEIDLAALRKHTAIFAGSGSGKTVLIRRLVEECALRGVSAIVLDPNNDLSRLGDPWPEPPPGWDPADTVRAEQYRRDTEVVVWTPRRESGRPLSFQPLPDFAAMLDDPDVFRAGVDSAVASLAPRAKVDGSTGKALLGQAVLREALTGYAHTGNNDLRAFIALLNALPDGMSQIDDAPRIAAQMAQLLMATTVNDPLFGGSGTPTDPGLLLTPTPGRRARISVINFIGLADDAQRQSFVNQLQLALFSWIKRHPAADRPLGCLFVMDEAQTLAPSGPMTACTHSTLALASQARKYGLGLVFATQAPKGLHNRIPGNAATQLFGLLNAPAQIAGARELARAKGSDVADIARLKVGQFYAAVEGGEFLKISTPWCLSFHPQSPPTTEEVLQRARAR; this is translated from the coding sequence ATGATTCGCGACGACGAACGCCGGGCGTTGTCCGCGCTGCGCTTCAATTGGGCGCCCACGGCGGACGACGTCTGGCTGCCCCCTCCGCATCACGTGCCGAGGCTGCACGCGACAGCGCTCTCCATGGTCCTGCAAGGTTTCGAGGAGGCTGACGAACAGCGGGAGTCGAGCCCGATCGGCGTCGCGCTGCTCGGTGAGCGGGGCACGGGCAAGACCCATCTGCTGGGCGCCATCCGGGAGCAGGTGCAGGACCGTGACGGCTATTTCTTCCTGATCGGCCTGCTCGATGCGAGCGCGTTCTGGAGCAGCACCGCGTTGTCCGTGGTGGACGGGCTCACCCGCGCGGGGGCCGACGACGAGACCCAGTTGATGGTCTTCCTGCGGCGCCTGGCTGACCGGTGCGGTGCCCCGCGGCTGGTCCGCCGGGCGGTGACCGGCGACACCGCCCTCACCCGAGCCACCCTCGACGCCTTCGTCGACCAGGTCCGCAAGCTGAACCGGCAGGTCGGCACCGACGCCCAGGACACCGTCCGCGCGCTGGTGCTGCACGCGGCCGAGGACATGCACGCGCAGGACATCGGGCATGAATTCCTCTGCTCGAACGACGAGGTGGAACCGGGCGAGCGCGCTCGGTGGGGCATGCGGCGTGGCCGGCGGTCCGCCCAGGAAGTCGTCCGGGACGTCTCCCGCCTGCTGGCGCTGACCGGTCCGACGGTGATGGCGGTCGACCAGATCGATCCGATCGTGCACCAGGCGCAGAAGTCCGACGAGGCCGGTGACCGTCCCGACTGGAGCGGGTCGCTGTTGCTGGAGCACATCGCGGGCGGGTTGATGGCGCTGCGCGAGACCACCCGGCGCACCCTGTCCGTCGTGAGCTGCCTTCCCACGGTGTGGGCGATGATCAAAACCACCGCTACCAACACGGTTCAGGACCGTTTCCGGGAAGCGATCGGTCTCAAGAACATCCCTTCGGCCGACATCGCCCGCGAGCTGGTGGAGCGGCGGTTCACCGACAAGTTCACGATCGCTGCCTACGAGCCGCCCTACCCCACCTGGCCGGTGACCCCGGAAGCCTTCGAGGAAGCCGTCGACTTCACACCGCGTGAGCTGCTCCGCACGGTGGATAATCACATCCGGGCCTGCCTCCGTGACGATGAGCTTCGAGAGCTGGAGCATCTCCTGCACGAGCGAGGCGGCGAGCCGGACCCGGACGAGGGTCTGCCGGTGCCCAGCGACAGCGACCTCGCCGTCTTCGACACGGCCTACGCCGAGGTGATCGCCGCTGCGGACCCCACACCGGCCCTGCGTCCCGAGACCGAGGACAGCGAGGTACCGGCACTGCTGCGCGCCGGGCTCACCGCTTGGATCGGCGAACGGGACGATCCCGGGGGGTCGTTCGGCATCGATCCGGCCCCGGGCGTCAAGCCGGCGCTGCACGCCCGGCTCCGGCAGACGTTGGACGAGGCCACCGAGGACGAGGCGCACTGGAGCTTCCGGGCGATCAGCGCCCCGCACCACATCTCGGTCCTGAACCGGATCAAGAACGCTCAGACGGCGGCCGGGCTGGTGGTGGGCCAGTCGCAACGCCGGCTGATCCTGCTCCGTAACCCGGCTTGGTCGGAGGGCGTCCGCACGCGGGAAGTGCTGGACAAGCTGCACCATGCCGGTGGCTCCTGGACCGCCTTACCCGACACCGACGTGCGGCAACTGATGGCTTTGCGCACGCTGATCGAGAACTACGGACTCGAGAAGCTGCAACCCTGGTTCCGGCGCCGCCGTCCCACCGAATCCATCGCATTTCTGCGGTTCAGCCTGGGCACCGCGGAACAGCCCGCGCCGACAGCGGCCCCGGCGCCCGGCGTCGCGGAACGGGCCGGAAGCGACGATCGGATACGGCTGGGCGTGGCGACCAGCGACGGGCATCCCGTCGAAATCGACCTCGCGGCGTTGCGCAAGCACACCGCCATCTTTGCCGGTTCCGGATCGGGCAAGACCGTATTGATCCGCCGGCTGGTGGAGGAGTGCGCACTGCGAGGCGTCTCCGCGATCGTTCTCGACCCCAACAACGACCTGTCCCGGCTGGGCGATCCCTGGCCCGAGCCGCCACCGGGCTGGGATCCGGCCGACACGGTACGGGCGGAGCAATACCGGCGCGATACGGAAGTCGTGGTGTGGACGCCCCGGCGGGAGAGCGGCCGGCCGCTGAGCTTCCAGCCGCTGCCGGATTTCGCGGCGATGCTCGACGATCCGGATGTCTTCCGCGCCGGGGTGGACTCCGCGGTCGCGTCGCTGGCACCACGGGCCAAGGTTGACGGTTCCACCGGTAAGGCGCTGCTGGGACAGGCAGTGCTGCGAGAAGCACTCACCGGCTATGCCCACACCGGCAACAACGATCTCCGGGCCTTCATCGCCCTGCTCAACGCCCTGCCGGACGGGATGAGCCAGATTGATGACGCGCCCCGGATAGCCGCACAGATGGCGCAGCTCCTGATGGCCACGACGGTCAACGACCCGTTGTTCGGTGGCAGTGGCACACCGACCGACCCCGGACTTCTGCTGACCCCGACGCCCGGTCGCCGCGCCCGCATCTCGGTCATCAACTTCATCGGCCTGGCCGACGACGCGCAGCGGCAGAGTTTCGTCAACCAGCTTCAGCTCGCGTTGTTCTCCTGGATCAAGCGGCATCCGGCGGCCGACCGGCCGCTGGGATGTCTGTTCGTCATGGACGAGGCGCAGACCCTGGCGCCCTCCGGACCCATGACCGCCTGCACGCACAGCACGCTGGCACTGGCGTCCCAGGCCCGGAAATACGGACTCGGCCTGGTCTTCGCCACCCAGGCGCCGAAAGGCCTGCACAACCGCATCCCCGGCAATGCCGCCACGCAGCTCTTCGGCCTGCTGAACGCGCCGGCCCAGATCGCGGGGGCACGCGAGCTCGCCCGGGCCAAGGGCAGCGACGTCGCGGACATCGCCCGGCTCAAGGTCGGTCAGTTCTACGCCGCCGTGGAAGGTGGCGAATTCCTCAAGATCAGTACGCCGTGGTGCCTGTCATTCCATCCGCAGAGCCCGCCGACCACCGAGGAGGTCCTGCAGCGCGCCCGGGCTCGATGA
- a CDS encoding CU044_2847 family protein has protein sequence MSSEVVRYRVDADTVAQIEIEPAEGFRPAGAGTVAATVKESIGPAVAAARVVLDQVREIGPNAVQVKFGIKVTGTANWVVAKAATEANFEVTLGWQPDRSGDRA, from the coding sequence ATGTCGTCCGAGGTCGTCCGTTACCGCGTGGATGCCGACACGGTCGCGCAGATCGAGATCGAACCGGCGGAGGGGTTCCGTCCCGCGGGTGCCGGGACCGTCGCCGCAACGGTCAAGGAGTCCATCGGACCGGCCGTGGCCGCCGCGCGGGTCGTTCTCGACCAGGTACGGGAGATCGGACCGAATGCCGTTCAGGTCAAGTTCGGGATCAAGGTCACGGGCACAGCGAACTGGGTTGTCGCCAAGGCCGCCACAGAGGCCAACTTCGAGGTGACATTGGGCTGGCAGCCGGACCGCTCCGGCGACCGGGCCTGA
- a CDS encoding trypsin-like peptidase domain-containing protein, translating into MTKAPSDSWTVALHASRAGPEVLGTGVVIGDGQVLTCAHVIREDGVARRELWVAFPKAAGTVPGDRLAARVIHDGGAVDVALLELAESAPPTVRPARLRCVPAQELSEQTWWAFGFPDHSGQYGASADGVADHPVGYGGIHLTSRSAPGLKPGFSGGALWSYEYEAVVGLVSDANSDGKGIALTLHHADELVPELKLGVLAGWQAEDAGDTALTAWGWVLSEDAEAERHWLPRARGVAVHTERGSRFRGRTAALRTITSWLDAPVPTGRTLVITGSPGVGKSAVLGRVVTTADATVRSLRAADDIAETATVGSVSCAVHAKGKTALEVAVEIARAAAVALPAADPADLVPALRHRLSRHPARFNLVVDALDEAVSPGQTRKLIDLVLGLGRSLAVLGVQVVVGTRRADDRGDLLAEFGSAAEIVDLDTPAFFAESDLAGYALATLSSVGRDSNPYADVRVAAPVAQRIAALSQRNFLVAGLVARARALHDTTPVRPDDVTFEASVADALDRYVDGLPDVGWTPARLALRALAYAETPGLPVALWRTGIEALGGAVTDDELTHFARTSAANFLVESGGADLPVYRLFHQALNDALLVGQHDGERLLVSAWLGHARTFGWAAAPDYLLRSLPVHAARSGVVDELLADDEYLLHVRLERMLPAAELATTPLGKARAELLQRTPKAQRADAAERAALFSVVEHLDALEFRLSIPPGVPYAAHWARTPRRPERTVLEGHAESVYDVAAIPVDGRSLLASAGEDGTVRLWDPLTSQTEQVIACHDDCIRALAVVRAGNVDLLATAGHDHTIKLWDPRTCGLVHTMTGHTDWIRNLCAVPLADGREILVSCGDDRTVRLWDPLTGACVQTLVGHTGWVTAVCRFGGLVASTGFDCTVRLWDPATGRAVAVLSGHTGWVTTLYAVHGLIASAGYDGTVRLWDPAVDDAVAVLDAQSGPITDLCTLQVDDSVLLAATAEDGVIRLWDAERGAQWRRIESYASWIRAICELRVGDRYLLATAGDDGTVRLWDAATGQAETVLDGGRLGAVGALAQVPTGYGTVVAATSAEGAVRLWDVTTGEQTLPPLVAYGTVVTDVAAVTDEDRHLIAVASEDRVVRLWDADSGEQVKVLRPHHEGVNAVCAIGTSVASGADDLIVRVWSLQRETARPLLGHAAWITALTTVHRAGRELLVSADKNGMLRLWDPDGELIRESQGHHDAVNAIAEIPFGERHALVSAADDRTVRLWEVTDLAPLRVLSGHTAPVTGVCPISYAGRPALASTSLDRTVRIWDVATGRALMVIPVYHQALACLYVDGILVVGLDRGLLALGNL; encoded by the coding sequence GTGACGAAGGCGCCGTCGGACAGCTGGACCGTCGCCCTGCATGCGAGCCGCGCCGGCCCAGAGGTTCTGGGCACCGGCGTCGTCATCGGCGATGGGCAGGTCCTGACCTGTGCGCATGTGATCCGGGAGGACGGCGTTGCGCGCCGCGAGCTGTGGGTCGCCTTCCCCAAAGCGGCCGGGACCGTGCCGGGAGACCGTCTGGCTGCCAGGGTGATCCACGACGGCGGCGCGGTGGATGTCGCCCTGCTCGAACTTGCGGAGTCCGCCCCGCCGACGGTACGCCCCGCCCGCTTGCGATGTGTCCCGGCGCAGGAGCTCAGCGAACAGACCTGGTGGGCCTTCGGATTCCCGGACCACAGCGGACAGTACGGGGCCTCCGCGGATGGTGTTGCCGATCATCCGGTCGGCTACGGCGGCATCCACCTCACCAGCCGGTCGGCGCCCGGACTCAAGCCGGGTTTCAGCGGCGGCGCACTGTGGTCCTACGAGTACGAAGCAGTCGTCGGGCTGGTGTCGGACGCGAACAGCGACGGCAAGGGCATCGCGCTGACGTTGCACCACGCCGACGAACTGGTTCCCGAACTCAAGCTCGGTGTGCTGGCCGGATGGCAAGCCGAGGATGCCGGTGACACCGCGCTCACGGCATGGGGCTGGGTGCTCAGCGAGGACGCCGAGGCGGAACGGCACTGGCTGCCCCGAGCCCGCGGGGTGGCTGTCCACACCGAGCGCGGGTCCCGGTTCCGTGGCCGCACCGCAGCGCTCCGGACGATCACGTCGTGGTTGGACGCGCCCGTGCCCACCGGCCGCACTCTGGTGATCACCGGCTCGCCCGGGGTCGGCAAGTCAGCGGTGCTCGGCAGGGTCGTGACCACAGCGGACGCCACCGTACGAAGTCTGCGCGCAGCCGACGACATCGCTGAAACGGCGACCGTCGGCTCGGTCTCGTGCGCGGTGCACGCCAAGGGGAAGACCGCGTTGGAAGTCGCCGTGGAGATCGCTCGGGCGGCGGCCGTGGCTTTACCGGCGGCCGACCCCGCCGATCTGGTGCCGGCTCTGCGCCACCGGCTCTCCCGCCACCCCGCGCGGTTCAACCTGGTGGTCGACGCCTTGGACGAGGCCGTGTCGCCGGGACAGACCCGCAAACTCATCGACCTCGTACTGGGCCTGGGTCGCAGTCTCGCCGTCCTGGGCGTGCAGGTCGTGGTCGGCACCCGGCGCGCGGATGACCGCGGTGACCTGCTGGCCGAGTTCGGGTCCGCGGCGGAGATCGTCGACCTGGACACCCCCGCGTTCTTCGCCGAGTCCGACTTGGCCGGCTATGCGCTCGCGACGCTGAGCAGCGTGGGCCGCGACAGCAATCCCTATGCCGACGTACGGGTCGCGGCCCCGGTGGCGCAGCGGATCGCCGCGCTGTCACAGCGCAATTTCCTCGTCGCCGGCCTGGTGGCCCGGGCCCGGGCCCTGCACGATACGACGCCGGTACGCCCGGACGACGTCACGTTCGAAGCCTCGGTGGCCGATGCGCTGGACCGGTACGTCGACGGTTTGCCCGACGTCGGATGGACGCCGGCCCGGCTGGCCCTGCGTGCGCTGGCCTATGCGGAGACGCCGGGATTGCCGGTAGCCCTCTGGCGCACGGGCATCGAGGCGCTCGGTGGTGCCGTCACCGACGACGAGCTGACGCATTTCGCGCGGACCTCGGCGGCCAATTTCCTCGTCGAGAGCGGCGGCGCGGACCTGCCCGTCTACCGGCTGTTCCACCAGGCCCTCAATGATGCTCTCCTGGTCGGGCAGCACGACGGGGAGCGGCTGCTGGTGAGCGCCTGGCTCGGCCACGCCCGTACGTTCGGCTGGGCCGCCGCACCGGATTACCTGCTGCGGTCCCTGCCGGTGCACGCGGCGCGCAGCGGTGTTGTCGACGAACTGCTGGCAGACGACGAATACCTGCTGCATGTCCGGCTGGAGCGGATGTTGCCGGCGGCGGAGCTGGCCACGACGCCGCTGGGCAAGGCCCGCGCTGAGCTGCTGCAACGTACGCCCAAGGCGCAACGGGCCGACGCTGCCGAGCGGGCCGCGCTGTTCTCCGTCGTGGAACATCTCGACGCGCTGGAGTTCCGGCTGAGCATCCCACCCGGGGTGCCGTATGCGGCACACTGGGCCCGGACTCCCCGCCGTCCGGAACGGACTGTGCTGGAGGGGCACGCCGAATCGGTGTACGACGTGGCGGCGATCCCGGTCGACGGCCGCAGTCTGCTCGCCTCGGCGGGGGAGGACGGCACGGTCCGCCTGTGGGATCCGCTGACCAGTCAGACCGAGCAGGTCATCGCGTGCCACGACGACTGCATCAGGGCGCTGGCGGTGGTCCGGGCCGGGAACGTGGACCTGCTGGCAACGGCGGGTCACGATCACACGATCAAGCTGTGGGACCCGCGTACCTGCGGGCTGGTGCACACCATGACCGGTCACACCGACTGGATCCGCAACCTCTGCGCCGTGCCGCTGGCCGACGGCCGGGAAATCCTCGTGTCCTGCGGCGACGACCGGACTGTCCGGCTCTGGGACCCGCTCACCGGCGCGTGCGTCCAGACCCTCGTGGGACACACCGGCTGGGTCACCGCGGTCTGTCGTTTCGGCGGTCTGGTGGCGTCCACCGGCTTCGACTGCACTGTCCGGCTCTGGGATCCGGCCACCGGTCGTGCGGTCGCGGTCCTCTCCGGTCACACCGGCTGGGTGACGACGTTGTACGCGGTGCACGGGCTGATCGCATCGGCCGGGTACGACGGCACGGTGCGGCTCTGGGATCCCGCGGTGGACGACGCCGTCGCGGTTCTCGACGCCCAGTCCGGCCCCATCACTGACCTGTGCACGCTGCAGGTGGACGACAGCGTGCTGCTCGCGGCCACCGCGGAGGACGGCGTCATCCGGCTCTGGGACGCCGAGCGGGGAGCGCAGTGGCGGCGCATCGAGAGCTACGCCAGCTGGATCCGGGCGATCTGCGAGCTCCGGGTCGGGGACCGCTACCTGCTGGCGACGGCTGGAGACGACGGTACGGTCCGGTTGTGGGACGCCGCGACCGGGCAGGCCGAGACCGTGCTCGACGGGGGGCGGCTGGGTGCCGTCGGCGCCCTCGCCCAGGTGCCGACCGGCTACGGCACGGTGGTTGCGGCGACGAGTGCGGAGGGCGCGGTCCGGCTGTGGGATGTGACGACCGGTGAACAGACGCTGCCACCGCTGGTCGCGTACGGGACGGTGGTCACCGACGTCGCTGCGGTCACCGACGAGGACCGCCACCTGATCGCCGTGGCGAGCGAGGATCGCGTCGTCCGGCTCTGGGACGCTGACAGCGGCGAGCAGGTCAAGGTGCTCCGGCCGCATCACGAGGGCGTCAACGCGGTGTGCGCGATCGGCACCTCGGTGGCGTCCGGAGCCGATGACCTGATCGTCCGGGTCTGGAGCCTGCAGCGGGAGACCGCCCGGCCGCTGCTGGGACATGCCGCCTGGATCACCGCGTTGACCACCGTTCACCGTGCCGGCCGCGAGCTGCTGGTGTCGGCCGACAAGAACGGCATGCTGCGGCTCTGGGATCCCGACGGGGAGTTGATCCGCGAGAGTCAGGGCCACCACGACGCCGTCAACGCGATTGCCGAGATCCCGTTCGGCGAGCGCCACGCGCTGGTCTCCGCCGCCGACGATCGCACCGTGCGGCTGTGGGAAGTGACCGACCTCGCGCCCCTCCGTGTCCTGAGCGGGCACACCGCTCCGGTCACCGGCGTCTGCCCGATCTCGTACGCCGGACGTCCCGCGCTCGCGTCCACCAGCCTCGATCGCACGGTACGCATCTGGGACGTGGCCACCGGCCGGGCCCTCATGGTCATCCCGGTGTACCACCAGGCCCTGGCCTGCCTGTACGTCGACGGGATTCTCGTGGTCGGCCTGGACCGGGGTCTGCTGGCCCTCGGCAACCTCTGA
- a CDS encoding bifunctional UDP-sugar hydrolase/5'-nucleotidase — MTLPEGVSRRSVLGAAAAGVAAPVILSGAAPFASAAEAHGTGHGHGSTPQTYDLTVLGTSDTHGNVYNWDYYKDLEYDDSAHNDVGVAKLAALVNQIRRERKGKATLVLDAGDTIQGTPLATYYAKQEPITETGAKHPMARAMNVLHYDAVTLGNHEFNYGLPLLNLWIRQLGFPALAANAVSAKTGKPAFTPYVIKKVSLGKGAPTLRVGILGLTNPGVAIWDKGNVEGKLLFKDMVETAATWVPVMRARGADIVLISAHGGDSGVSSYGPEIPNENPSALIAQNVPGIDAILFGHAHNEVAQRFVTNTETGRQVLLSEPSKWGQRLTRMDFTLVRSKNSWTITSAKSATLNTNTVTEDKAVLAAVKAQHTKSVAYVNQVVAASTEELSAAESRYKDTPILDYINKVQTDTVSAALAGTSYASLPVLSIAAPFSRTAVFPQGDVKIKDVAGLYIYDNTLEAVVLTGAEVKAYLEYSAKFFVTLPVGAAVDPATISNPSIPDYNYDVLSGVDYDIDISQPVGSRITRLEIAGAPVAADAQFVVAVNNYRRSGGGAFPGIVKEQVYNAQQEIRQLLIDWAQAKGQISPADFFVANWRLVRAGVPVF, encoded by the coding sequence ATGACACTCCCCGAGGGTGTATCGCGGCGCAGCGTGCTCGGCGCCGCTGCCGCCGGTGTCGCTGCCCCCGTCATCCTGTCCGGCGCTGCCCCGTTCGCTTCGGCTGCGGAGGCGCACGGCACGGGTCACGGCCACGGCAGCACCCCCCAGACATACGACCTGACTGTGCTCGGCACCTCCGACACCCACGGCAACGTCTACAACTGGGACTACTACAAGGACCTGGAGTACGACGACAGCGCGCACAACGACGTCGGTGTCGCCAAGCTCGCCGCGCTGGTCAACCAGATCCGTCGTGAGCGCAAGGGCAAGGCCACACTGGTGCTGGACGCGGGTGACACGATCCAGGGCACGCCGCTGGCCACGTACTACGCCAAGCAGGAGCCGATCACCGAGACCGGCGCGAAGCACCCGATGGCCCGGGCGATGAACGTGCTGCACTACGACGCCGTGACGCTGGGCAACCACGAGTTCAACTACGGACTGCCGCTGCTCAATCTCTGGATCCGGCAGCTCGGGTTCCCCGCGCTCGCCGCCAACGCCGTCAGCGCCAAGACGGGCAAGCCGGCCTTCACGCCGTACGTCATCAAGAAGGTCTCGCTCGGCAAGGGCGCACCGACGCTCCGGGTCGGCATTCTGGGTCTGACGAACCCGGGCGTGGCCATCTGGGACAAGGGCAACGTCGAGGGCAAGCTGCTGTTCAAGGACATGGTCGAGACCGCGGCCACGTGGGTGCCGGTCATGCGGGCCCGCGGTGCCGACATCGTGCTCATCTCGGCGCACGGCGGCGACAGCGGCGTGAGCAGCTACGGCCCCGAGATCCCCAACGAGAACCCGAGCGCGCTGATCGCCCAGAACGTGCCCGGCATCGACGCCATCCTGTTCGGGCACGCGCACAACGAGGTCGCTCAGCGCTTCGTCACCAACACCGAGACGGGCCGGCAGGTGCTGCTGTCCGAGCCGTCCAAGTGGGGCCAGCGACTCACCCGGATGGACTTCACGCTGGTGCGCTCGAAGAACTCGTGGACCATCACGTCGGCCAAGTCGGCCACGTTGAACACCAACACGGTCACCGAGGACAAGGCGGTGCTGGCCGCGGTCAAGGCCCAGCACACCAAGAGCGTCGCGTACGTCAACCAGGTCGTGGCCGCCTCCACCGAGGAGCTCTCGGCGGCGGAGTCACGCTACAAGGACACGCCGATCCTCGACTACATCAACAAGGTGCAGACCGACACGGTGAGCGCCGCGCTGGCCGGTACGTCGTACGCGAGCCTGCCGGTGCTGTCGATCGCAGCCCCGTTCAGCCGCACCGCGGTGTTCCCCCAGGGAGACGTGAAGATCAAGGATGTGGCGGGGCTCTACATCTACGACAACACGCTCGAGGCCGTGGTGCTGACCGGCGCCGAGGTCAAGGCGTACCTGGAGTACTCGGCCAAGTTCTTCGTGACGCTGCCGGTCGGCGCCGCGGTGGACCCGGCGACGATCAGCAACCCGTCGATCCCGGACTACAACTACGACGTGCTGTCCGGCGTCGACTACGACATCGACATCAGTCAGCCGGTGGGCTCGCGGATCACCCGGCTCGAGATCGCCGGTGCCCCGGTGGCCGCGGACGCCCAGTTCGTGGTCGCGGTGAACAACTACCGGCGCAGTGGCGGCGGCGCGTTCCCGGGCATCGTCAAGGAGCAGGTCTACAACGCCCAGCAGGAGATCCGCCAGCTGCTGATCGACTGGGCACAGGCCAAGGGGCAGATCAGCCCGGCGGACTTCTTCGTAGCGAACTGGCGGCTCGTGCGCGCCGGCGTGCCGGTGTTCTGA
- a CDS encoding serine/threonine-protein kinase produces MLSSGSLLDNRYRLDDRIATGGMGDVWRGTDVVLGRTVAVKVLRTAMLTDPEFAARFYGEARMMAAFRHPGVVEVYDYSAGDADDEDSCAYLVMAFVDGEPLSARLKEQGRLGVSETMSIVAQAADALHAAHENGTVHRDVKPGNLIVKPNGTVILVDFGVARSAAVTSVTGLNAIVGTALYMAPEQVAKGNVSPATDIYALGAVAYHCIAGVPPFDGDNALQVALRHLEDDPEPLPESLAPPAVRELISRAMAKNPADRFQSAAEFSEAALAAAGALDWRSQTGASMTRTALVRPSTTGTSLSSPGSTGARIGGVYTTGARLDPRTSMHGQPAAPVPTQSMHGQPMYGQSMTGTALTRPMSPAGPRTGPPAQRNLLEAAPPRPAAPARGRQSNSQLAVLITVIALFLLAGGLGVAIWLSSSSNADERQTPGVQTVPSETVTTETTEDSEPEQTQTFEAPEQPNNPAPPTTRPRPNRTSSPPQSKPTSSPPQSKPTSSPATNPTTGTTPTPPENEPDPTDTDTAPPTDDDTGGPGLGGGGLLGGGGGN; encoded by the coding sequence GTGCTCAGTTCGGGAAGTCTCCTGGACAACCGCTACCGGTTGGATGATCGCATCGCCACCGGTGGCATGGGTGACGTGTGGCGGGGCACCGACGTGGTGCTGGGCCGCACGGTCGCGGTCAAGGTGCTGCGCACCGCGATGCTCACCGACCCCGAGTTCGCCGCGCGCTTCTACGGCGAGGCCCGGATGATGGCGGCGTTCCGCCACCCCGGTGTGGTCGAGGTCTACGACTACAGCGCCGGCGACGCCGACGACGAGGACAGCTGCGCCTACCTGGTGATGGCGTTCGTCGACGGCGAGCCGCTCTCGGCCCGGCTCAAGGAGCAGGGCCGGCTCGGCGTGTCCGAGACCATGTCGATCGTGGCCCAGGCCGCCGACGCCCTGCACGCCGCGCACGAGAACGGCACGGTGCACCGCGACGTCAAGCCGGGCAACCTGATCGTCAAGCCCAACGGCACGGTGATCCTGGTCGACTTCGGGGTGGCCCGCTCGGCAGCTGTGACCAGCGTCACCGGGCTCAACGCCATCGTCGGCACCGCGCTGTACATGGCTCCCGAGCAGGTGGCCAAGGGCAACGTCTCCCCCGCCACCGACATCTACGCCCTGGGCGCGGTGGCCTACCACTGCATCGCCGGCGTGCCGCCGTTCGACGGTGACAACGCGCTGCAGGTGGCCCTGCGGCACCTGGAGGACGACCCCGAGCCGCTGCCCGAGAGCCTGGCCCCGCCCGCCGTGCGCGAGCTGATCAGCCGGGCCATGGCCAAGAACCCGGCCGACCGCTTCCAGAGCGCCGCCGAGTTCTCCGAGGCCGCACTCGCCGCCGCCGGCGCACTCGACTGGCGCTCGCAGACCGGCGCGTCGATGACCCGCACCGCGCTGGTGCGCCCCTCGACCACCGGCACGTCGCTGAGCAGCCCGGGCTCCACCGGTGCCCGCATCGGTGGTGTCTACACCACCGGCGCCCGCCTCGACCCGCGCACCTCGATGCACGGCCAGCCCGCGGCGCCGGTGCCCACCCAATCGATGCACGGCCAGCCGATGTACGGCCAGTCGATGACCGGCACGGCGCTGACCCGCCCGATGAGCCCGGCCGGCCCGCGCACCGGTCCACCGGCCCAGCGCAACCTGCTCGAGGCCGCTCCCCCGCGGCCGGCCGCCCCGGCCCGTGGCCGGCAGTCCAACAGCCAGCTCGCCGTGCTGATCACGGTCATCGCGCTGTTCCTGCTGGCCGGCGGGCTCGGCGTGGCGATCTGGCTGTCCAGCAGCAGCAACGCCGACGAGCGGCAGACCCCCGGCGTGCAGACGGTCCCCTCCGAGACGGTGACCACCGAGACGACCGAGGACTCCGAGCCCGAGCAGACCCAGACGTTCGAGGCACCCGAGCAGCCCAACAACCCGGCGCCGCCGACCACCCGGCCCCGCCCCAACCGCACCAGCAGCCCGCCGCAGAGCAAGCCGACCAGCAGCCCGCCGCAGAGCAAGCCGACCAGCAGCCCGGCGACCAACCCCACCACGGGCACGACACCCACCCCGCCGGAGAACGAACCCGATCCCACGGACACCGACACCGCCCCGCCCACCGACGACGACACCGGTGGCCCCGGTCTCGGCGGGGGCGGCCTCCTCGGTGGCGGCGGCGGCAACTGA